Part of the Triticum urartu cultivar G1812 chromosome 2, Tu2.1, whole genome shotgun sequence genome, tccgatctatatatgacggatagaaagcaaactatgataattttataAAAAGATACCCGTTGCTTTCTCCACAATTGCacataaggccttccctcgttcatcttTATCTCCCACAActttattgttgagcaattaaaaaagaaAGCGTCGTCCATTCCCATGCCTCCGTTCAATtcgaccaccaatcaccaccactTTCCACTCCTCCCCACCTTATCTCTCCTCTTTcccgagatatcattagtttttacacattgAATTACTCCTGCATGGATCAATCACAACAGatgttttgtaaaaaaaatgcatcttgatgtttcgtgcaacgcacgagcatcttgctagtaacAATTATATTCAACCGTCGTCTTACGTTTGCTTTGCATCTTTGCTCCCGACAGACGCCGCTGTGCAGATGGTGTGCGGCCGTGATGTGATGGCCAGCGCGACGGCGGACCGCAGCGGAACGTACACAATGAACATGGGCCCGGCCACCTCGTCGCTGCTCGCCCCTCTACTCGGCAACCAGTGCAAGGTGGTGGTGCTCACCCCGTTGGCCGCATGCAACGCGTCCCTAGCGAGCGTCACCGGAACGTTGACCGCACCCGTGCAGCTCCTGGGTATTGACAGTGGCAgtggcagcggcagcggcggcctCGGGGGGCTTGGCGGCCTAATTGGCCTCATTGGCCAGATCGTGggcggcctcctcggcggcaTCCTTAACATCATCCCATTGCCCTTCTCTGTCGTCTAGATGCTTGACTACAATCGGCGTGTCGATCGATGATATGGCGAACCTAAATAATACTCCTATACTACAGTACTTGCCAACCTACCAAAGTATCCAATGGTCAAAGATTTCCGCGTTATTTTTATATGTAAAATCTACTCATGTGGTATGTGTTACCGCTTCTAAGAAGCACAAAAGTAAGCATATCACGTAATACTCCGAGTGTGTCGTGTGATCTATGTTCGTTTGTGAAAAATAAAGCTACGTCTGTGATCGTACTATGTGATTAATTACTTGCTTCTTCTTTTGACATTGTGATTGGTCACTTGCTTATCAGCTCACTTCTCCGTGGTATCTGTACAAAGTCAAGTCTAACGCCATAAGTTGTGTATTACTAAAGGCTAACACGCCATTGTTCGCTCATGAAATTAACTCTTTTTAGGGATTGACTACATGCCAATCGACTTAATATCATATTGGGTCAGTCACCTTTTGCCTCTTTGCAATTTCTTTGGATTGTGCCTATTAGAGCAAATACAATAAGCTTATATAAGCAGGCTATAAGACTTCAAATATTATTTTTCTGTTGACATGGAGGGGAGATaagaggagagagaagaggaGCCGGCTACAGAAtaagagccagcttcagcatgTGCTCTTAGGTACTGTGTGAGTGAAAGGTGGGCCATGTATTAATAAAGTAGCAAATATTTATATTTTTCTATTGTACTTGTCGGCTATAAAATGGGTTATAGATAACATGCCAACACCATACAACCTTCAGCTGGCtgtactattaaccatgctcttaggagCAAGCAATGAGCCTGGCCATAGGGGCGGTATCTTAGCTAGTATCATGCACTTGAGAATAGTAAACATGCTCATGTGGCAGAGTATTAAAGAAGAGAGAGATGGTTAGAGTGACATAGAtagataccgtatcatattaaatgatgtgctactttgtgtcatgcattgTAATAAATAAGATTATCTATGATACTATGCTGTGATACTATGCACTGTGAAGCTaatatcatacactagtatcatatgcatgatactattatatgatactccccactatgagTAGTCTGACGCCACCGCCGGGTTAATGCATGCAAGGACGACTCCCCTCCATGATACTGGCGCATCAATGCCTAATAGGCAACTCGTACATCCACTTAATTGATGTCTACAGGCGCATGGATACATGGAAAACAACGCCATAAATAACTATATATTACAAGCATACATATGTATGTATGCACATATATGCGGAGACCAAATGCAACACATCCTCGTCCACGTAGCTCATATAAAGAAAAGATAAACAGAACATAACATACTACACAAATATCAGTCAACTACTCACCACAAACATTTAATAGTGACATTATAGAAAAATGAGCATATAATAGTGAGATTTCcacaaaaaaagtgttttctaaAGAGGAATGGATTAACGACATTGGTGTTATCCttacaaaacaaaaaaactgaaaactaaaataaaataaaataatgaAGTTTTATGGGAGAATGAATTCATGGCATTGGAATTACTCTTCCAtaagaaaggaaataaaaaaattaaaaaatcaAAATAATGAAGTTCTCTGAAAAGAAATAAAACACTTTAAAAccaaaaatgaaaaagaaaaatattccaaaacttgCACTGAAATTGTTTTTTTTAATATGCAAAGAATAAGCATATGACAGTGCAATGTTTACATTCTACTATAACATACAAACATATTATTTAGTACTTGCATTTATACTTACACACAGAGAAACAAATATAAAACAAATAGTAACAAAATCTGCACAAAATATAAACACAAATTGCGCTTTTTTCAAATATGCAAGAATAAAAATACAATAGTGAAACTTTCGCAATTTTTTTCCTAAGGaggaatgaattagtggcattgtTATTAACTTAAAGAAGAATAATACAATAACTAAAAATGAAAATAATAAAGTTTTAGAGGAAAAATGCATTAGTGACATTGATATTACGCTTTAAAAGAAAAAACAACTTCCACGCCACTTTGCACTGAAATTGCACATTTTGCAGTATGCAAAGAATAATTATATAGTTGTGCAATATTTCCGTGTACTTTATAGTATTTGTATGTATACATTTACACTGATTCATCATCCAAAAATTCCGTATTCAACTACAATTTACACACATATTATTTATACTTGCATTTGTACTTATAAAAAAAATCTAAAACAAACAATAAGAAAATTTGCACAAAATATAGACACAAAGTGCGCTTTTCTCAAATATGCAAGAATTACAATAGTGAAACTTTCGTAAAAAAGTTTCCTAAGGGGGAACGAATTAGTGGCATTGTTATTAACTTAAATAAGAATAAAACAATAAGTAATAAACCAAAATGATgaacttttattgaaataaataAATTAGTGACATTGCTATTACCcttttaaaaaataaaataattaaaaaaaatgcACACCCCTTTGCACTGAAATTGCACAAAATGCAGTATGCATAGAATAATTATATAATAGGGCGATATTTTCATGTACTTTATAGTATTGTGCGTATACATTTACACTGGCCTAACAtccaaaaattccacaaaaaatcaaaaaaactgacccttaagaaaaacaaaaaaccaaagcaaaaagaaataaaaacatAAAGGAACAAAGAGGTACTTGACTGATTTCTTTGGGCCGTGCCTACTAGGAGCAAGTAATGACGCCACCGTCGAAGCTAATGCATGCAAGGATGACTCCCCTCCATGATGCTGCCGTATCAATGCCTAATATGCAACTCGTACATTCACTTAATTGCTGTCAACAAGCGCATGCATACATGCAAAACAGCGTCATATGCAACTGTAAATTACAAGCATACCTATGTATGTATGCACGTATATGCAGAGGCCAAATGCAACACATCCCCGTCCACGTAGCTCATCTATATAAAAAGAGATAATGAGAACATAACATGCTACACAAATATCAGTCAACTACTCACCACAAACATATAATAGTGAGATTACAGAAAAATGAGCATATAATGGTGAGATTTCCAAAAAAGTGTTTTCTAAAGAGTAATGGATTAGTGACATCGGTGTTAACCttacaaaagaaaataaaataaaaaataaaaataaaataaaaaatgaagTTCTATGGAAGAATGAACTCgtggcattggtattaccctttcagaagaaaaaaaattaaaaaaatccaAATAATGAAGTTTTCTGAAAAGAAACGAAACCCTTGAAAaagaaagcaaatgaaaaagaagAACATTCCAAAACTTGCAATGAAATTGCATTTTTTGAATGCAAGAATAAGCATATAATAGTGCAACTTTCATATTCTACTTTAAGATACGGACATATTATTTAGTACTTGCATTTATACTTACACATAGAGAAACGAATCTAAAACAAAGAATAACAAAATTTGCACAAAATATACACACAAGTTGCGCTTTTTTCTAATATGCAAAAATAAGCATACAATAGTCAAACTTTCACAAAAAAGTTTCCAAAGGAGGAATGAATCAGTGACGTTGTTATTAACTTATAGAAAAATATAACAATAACTAAATAATGAAAATAATGAAGTTTATAGAAAAAATGAATTAGTGACATTGATATTACCCGttaaaagaaataaaaacttGCACAACACGTTGCACTGAAATTGCACAGTTTCCAGTATGCAAAGAATAATAATGTAATAATACAATCTTGCCATGTACTTTATAGTATTCGTACATATGCATTTACACCGAACCAACATCCAAAAATTCTACATAGAAATTCCACATTCTGCTACAATTTACACACATATTATTTAGTACTTGCATTTATACTTACACAAAAAAAATCTAAAACAAACAATAAAAAATATACACACAAATTGCGCTTTTCTAAAAATGCAAGAGCAAGCATACAATAGTGGAACTTTTGCAAAAAAAAGTTTCCTCGGGaggaatgaattagtggcattgtTATCAACTTAAAGTAGAATATAGAAATTAAGAAAAAATATATCAAAATAATGAAGTTTTATAGAAAAATGAATTAGTGACATTGGTATTATCCTTTtaaaaaagaaaaataattaaaaagcTTGCACACCACTTTGCACTGAAATTGCACATTTTACAGTATGCATAGAATAACTATATAACAGTGCGATATTTCCATGTACTTTATACTATTGTGCGTATACATTTACACTAACCTAACATCCAAAAATTCCACAAAATAAAAACAAACTGAccataaagaaaaagaaaaactcaaacaaaaataaataaaaacataATATAACTAAGAGTTAGAGGGGAGGGCCAACAGCCCACAAAATAAAAAATAACTAATAAAGGGaatagaaaagaaaaataaaaactcATAGAAACAGAAAACAGAAATAGAAAATGAAGCAAAATAACCACAAAAGAAACAGACAAAGGGGGAAAGATGAAGGCTGGATCGCGCTTTTAACGGGCTTCAGCCTGGTGGCAATCAACTGGCCCAAATATGCAGTTAGTCAAAACAAACAAGCCCAGTGCAACAAGCAGCATAGGGGGAAAATGCAGCATGAATCATAAAGCTAAAATCAACGGCCCAAAAAATCGGCTGACCCAAATTTAAAATTCAGGCAACTTACAAGTAGCTAAAGCGCTCTTTTTATCTACTTGCCTTTGTTCCGAAATATATGACTTTTTGGTAGTACACTCGTGATACTTCTCATGAATTAACCCCAATAGATTATTTTGGTCTTCCTGTTTTGTTTTGGTTTTATCTCCGTTTGCTCAGGTTTAAATTATGTTATGACGGTGTTTTTTTTTCTCTAGCATGCTAGTAGATTGCTATTGGAGACAATATTTATTATGAGAGGGAAGTGGAGTTGTTCGGTGCATGGTTGTGATGACTCCATGTTTCGGCCTTGGTGTCAGCCGATGATGGTTGTGTGAGCCACTTGAGATCTACTTCTCCACAAATAAACATAGAATTGCTATGATAACGCCCCACATGGGCTGTCCCATGAAGGGCTTGCTCAACTCGGCCCCTCACCACTCGCTTGTTTAGCTTTTTCTCTGCTCACTCAGTTGCTAGCTCAAAAAAGCTAAATTTTATTAGAAAAAGTTTGTTAAATCAAATATGTTCATAGATTTTCAAAATTTTGTGGACTAGAATACAATGGTGTTTTTTTAAATATTCATGAATTAAAAAAATCTATGATTTAAAAAAGATATGTGAATTTTTAAAAGGTTCTCAAACAAAAACAATTTTCACTAATTTAAAATTTGTGAACTTTAAAAATATATGCGAATAAATTTTCATGAATTCATAAAAAATATTAGTATCTTAAAAATATTTACagtttttaaaaatgttcatgaatgaaaAAGTGCTAAATCATGAAAAGTAAAACATAGATGGAAAAAAACAAAACCCAAAACATGAAACCAACAACACACACTTATAGACGGACCCAATTAGTGTCCCCACAGGCTCGAGACAGCAGGAGGCTCCAAATCGAGGGCACTTACTATCTCAACAAATTTCTGTGAGCCTAGTATCTCTAGGGAAGTGGTGGAATTATCGTGGTGTGGATGTTTGAAATCACTACTTAAGGGTTAACCCATGCAACCTTCTTAAGTGCCGACAAGTGGGTGCACTGCATGTGTGCCACCTGTCGCAACCTGtgagtttttttttcttttttttgtagATTTGTTTATTGGAAATATTTTATCTCTTGAACTGTGCATCGAAATACCGAATTgttttcaccattggattcctTGCGATGAGATCTCCGAAACTAGATATTATGTTAATatgttttgacgaactttttgaTGAAAAATCCAAAAATAAAACGAGAAAAAAATCCATAAAAACAAAATCTGAAGAAATGAATACCGGAAAATAACCTGAAGAAAAAAGCCGGAGCACGGAAGCATGGTTGCAATGTTCACATTTTTGAGAAGCATACTATCTGATTTTTCCTTTTTTTCGGGGAAGCAAGGTTGTTCTTCTCACAGAAGCATTGATTTACTTCCCGTGGAGGCACAGGCTGTGCTTCTCGAGGAAGCACAAATTTGTTTTTTTCAACAAgcacacttgtgcttcacaaaagaaaaaaggaacaaatatttcaaaaacttagggaaatcCAGGCAAAAACCGAAAagccgaccccccccccccccccccccctccacaaAAAAAATCATCTAAAACCCGGAAAACGCTAGCAAAAATGAAAACAACCAAAAAGAGGGCGTGCCCAGCACACGACACATGGCGACGGCTCGACGCTCCCCTTGACGCGCTTGCATGCCACAAACTGGACCCTTGCGG contains:
- the LOC125534185 gene encoding phylloplanin-like; the protein is MATKSLLLAALLVLAVSLAPHGTEAAGKQPPLAMISGVVPCSAGNSINAATVPPFPNAAVQMVCGRDVMASATADRSGTYTMNMGPATSSLLAPLLGNQCKVVVLTPLAACNASLASVTGTLTAPVQLLGIDSGSGSGSGGLGGLGGLIGLIGQIVGGLLGGILNIIPLPFSVV